One window from the genome of Salvia splendens isolate huo1 chromosome 9, SspV2, whole genome shotgun sequence encodes:
- the LOC121746868 gene encoding calmodulin — MADQLTDEQISEFKEAFSLFDKDGDGCITTKELGTVMRSLGQNPTEAELQDMINEVDADGNGTIDFPEFLNLMARKMKDTDSEEELKEAFRVFDKDQNGFISAAELRHVMTNLGEKLTDEEVDEMIREADVDGDGQINYEEFVKVMMAK, encoded by the exons ATGGCGGATCAGCTAACCGACGAGCAGATCTCCGAATTCAAGGAAGCCTTCTCGCTATTCGACAAGGATGGCGATG GCTGCATCACTACCAAGGAGCTTGGTACCGTGATGCGATCTTTGGGGCAGAACCCCACAGAGGCGGAACTTCAGGATATGATCAATGAGGTTGATGCTGATGGCAATGGGACAATTGATTTTCCAGAGTTCCTCAACTTGATGGCCAGAAAGATGAAGGATACTGATTCAGAGGAAGAGCTCAAGGAAGCTTTCCGTGTTTTTGACAAGGACCAGAATGGATTCATTTCTGCAGCTGAGCTTCGACATGTCATGACAAACCTTGGGGAGAAGCTTACTGATGAGGAGGTTGATGAGATGATCCGCGAGGCTGACGTAGATGGTGATGGGCAGATCAACTACGAGGAGTTCGTCAAGGTCATGATGGCCAAGTGA